A genomic segment from Mucilaginibacter terrenus encodes:
- a CDS encoding TPM domain-containing protein: MFKKILLCISLVLCTITAFSQDYPEKPTSSPVADFTGTLSSDDKQKLDAKLKAFEDSTSNQISIVLIKTLGDYEIIDYGIGLMRKWGIGQKDKNNGVLVLVATDDRKMSIQTGYGLEGALPDITTQEIIQNDMKPRFKEGDFYGGLDAATDDIIKATKGEYKAEPKATNRAEGKGGGSVGFIVIIVVIILIIVFRNKGGGGGGRRVIGSRGGANPFWWLLAGNLLGGGGRSSGSDWGGGGGSWGGGGWGGFGGGSSGGGGSSGSW; the protein is encoded by the coding sequence ATGTTTAAAAAAATACTATTGTGTATTAGCCTCGTGCTTTGCACTATTACTGCCTTCTCGCAAGACTATCCGGAGAAACCAACCAGCAGCCCGGTAGCCGACTTTACAGGCACGCTTTCCTCTGACGATAAACAAAAGCTGGATGCTAAACTCAAGGCTTTTGAAGACTCCACATCCAATCAGATATCTATTGTTCTGATCAAAACTTTGGGCGACTATGAAATAATCGACTACGGCATCGGTTTGATGCGGAAATGGGGAATTGGCCAAAAAGATAAAAATAATGGCGTGCTAGTGTTGGTAGCTACTGATGATCGCAAAATGTCCATTCAAACCGGTTATGGGCTGGAGGGCGCCCTTCCGGATATTACCACGCAGGAGATCATCCAAAACGATATGAAACCCCGCTTTAAAGAAGGTGACTTTTATGGTGGGCTGGATGCTGCAACTGATGACATAATCAAGGCGACTAAAGGCGAGTATAAAGCTGAACCAAAAGCAACTAACCGGGCCGAAGGTAAAGGCGGGGGCAGCGTTGGTTTTATCGTCATCATTGTAGTTATTATACTTATTATCGTCTTTCGCAACAAAGGCGGCGGCGGTGGCGGCCGGCGCGTTATTGGTAGCCGTGGGGGAGCAAATCCTTTCTGGTGGCTTCTTGCAGGAAACTTGCTTGGCGGTGGCGGTCGGAGTAGCGGCAGCGACTGGGGCGGCGGTGGTGGAAGCTGGGGAGGCGGCGGCTGGGGTGGCTTCGGCGGCGGCAGCTCAGGCGGTGGAGGAAGCAGCGGTAGCTGGTAA
- a CDS encoding TPM domain-containing protein codes for MAVFTDEEQLRIQKAVAEAEKNTSGEIRVCIEKTCNEETLDRAAKYFTQLEMHKTKLRNGVLIYVATVDRKFAIIGDAGINKVVPANFWDTTKDAMLEHFKYGNIVEGIVAGVALAGEQLKTFFPHLIDDSNELPDDIAFIDGQ; via the coding sequence ATGGCGGTATTTACCGATGAAGAGCAGCTGCGGATACAAAAAGCGGTAGCTGAAGCTGAAAAGAATACATCCGGTGAGATCAGGGTCTGCATAGAGAAAACCTGTAATGAGGAGACGCTAGACCGGGCGGCAAAGTATTTCACGCAGTTAGAAATGCATAAAACCAAGCTTAGAAATGGTGTATTAATTTACGTTGCCACTGTTGACCGGAAATTTGCTATTATCGGTGATGCAGGAATTAACAAAGTTGTACCTGCCAATTTTTGGGATACCACCAAAGACGCAATGCTGGAACATTTTAAGTACGGAAACATTGTTGAGGGAATTGTTGCCGGTGTAGCTCTCGCAGGTGAACAGCTTAAAACGTTTTTCCCTCACTTGATTGATGATAGCAACGAGTTACCAGATGATATCGCCTTTATTGATGGCCAATAA
- a CDS encoding LemA family protein, with amino-acid sequence MKKLFSILLVMVAAMSLSSCSYNSMVGADENVKGKWGQVQTQYQRRSDLIPNLVSTVKGEANFEKSTLTEVTEARAKATSIQVDPTKLTPESIQKYQEAQGQLSAALGRLLSVTENYPTLRANDAFRNLQVQLEGTENRISVARKDFNDAVQAYNSKIRSFPANITAKMFGFKEKGYFQAEPGSEKAPKVSF; translated from the coding sequence ATGAAAAAGCTATTCTCAATACTATTAGTTATGGTTGCTGCCATGTCTTTAAGTTCATGCAGTTATAACAGCATGGTTGGCGCAGACGAAAACGTAAAAGGCAAATGGGGCCAGGTACAAACTCAATACCAGCGCCGCAGCGACCTGATACCTAATCTTGTATCAACAGTTAAGGGCGAAGCCAATTTTGAGAAAAGCACATTAACAGAAGTTACCGAAGCACGCGCTAAAGCTACTTCTATACAGGTAGACCCTACCAAGTTAACTCCTGAAAGCATACAGAAATATCAGGAAGCACAAGGCCAGTTAAGCGCCGCATTAGGTCGACTGCTAAGCGTTACCGAAAACTATCCAACTTTAAGGGCAAACGACGCATTTAGAAACCTGCAGGTACAGTTAGAAGGTACTGAAAATCGCATTTCTGTAGCCCGTAAAGATTTCAATGATGCTGTACAGGCTTACAACAGCAAAATCCGCTCTTTCCCAGCCAATATTACTGCAAAGATGTTTGGCTTTAAAGAAAAAGGATATTTCCAGGCAGAGCCCGGTTCTGAGAAGGCACCTAAAGTGTCCTTTTAA